A single Pseudomonas brassicacearum DNA region contains:
- the ilvN gene encoding acetolactate synthase small subunit, with protein MRHIISLLLENEPGALSRVVGLFSQRNYNIESLTVAPTEDPTLSRLTLTTVGHDEIIEQITKNLNKLIEVVKLVDLSESAHIERELMLVKVKATGAQRAEIKRTTDIYRGQIVDVSASVYTVQLTGTSDKLDSFIQSIGTASILETVRSGVTGIARGDKVLSV; from the coding sequence ATGCGACATATTATTTCCCTGCTTCTGGAAAACGAACCGGGTGCTCTGTCTCGTGTTGTGGGCCTGTTCTCGCAGCGCAACTACAACATCGAAAGCCTGACCGTGGCGCCAACCGAAGACCCGACCCTGTCGCGTCTGACGCTGACCACCGTAGGGCACGATGAAATCATCGAGCAGATCACCAAGAACCTGAACAAGCTGATCGAGGTGGTCAAGCTGGTGGACCTGTCGGAAAGCGCTCACATCGAGCGTGAACTGATGCTGGTCAAGGTCAAGGCCACCGGCGCCCAGCGCGCCGAGATCAAACGCACTACCGATATTTATCGTGGGCAGATCGTCGATGTCAGCGCCAGCGTCTATACCGTTCAGTTGACCGGTACCAGCGACAAGCTTGACAGCTTCATTCAATCGATCGGCACTGCCTCGATTCTGGAAACCGTACGCAGTGGCGTCACCGGGATTGCCCGTGGCGACAAAGTATTGAGCGTTTAA
- a CDS encoding acetolactate synthase 3 large subunit gives MELLSGGEMLVRFLRDEGVKYIYGYPGGALLHVYDALFKEPEVTHILVRHEQAATHMADGYARATGKAGVVLVTSGPGATNAITGIATAYMDSIPMVIISGQVPSTMVGTDAFQETDMIGISRPIVKHSFMIKHASEIPEVMKKAFYLAESGRPGPVVVDVPKDMTNPAEKFEYIFPKKAKLRSYSPAVRGHSGQIRKAAEMLLAAKRPVLYSGGGVILGGGSAPLTELAKMLNLPVTNTLMGLGAFPGTDRQFIGMLGMHGSYTANLAMHHADVILAVGARFDDRVINGPAKFCPNAKIIHIDIDPASISKTIKADVPIVGPVESVLTEMVAILKEIGEVPNKESVASWWKQVDEWRGDRGLFPYDKGDGSVIKPQTVIETLCEVTKGDAFVTSDVGQHQMFAAQYYKFDKPNRWINSGGLGTMGFGFPAAMGIKLSFPEADVACVTGEGSIQMNIQELSTCLQYGLPVKIVILNNGVLGMVRQWQDMSYGSRHSHSYMESLPDFVKLAEAYGHVGVRITESKDLKSKMEEAFAMKDRLVVIDIAVDTSEHVYPMQIKDGSMRDMWLSKTERT, from the coding sequence GTGGAGCTTTTATCTGGCGGTGAGATGCTCGTCCGCTTTTTGCGTGACGAAGGCGTCAAATATATCTACGGGTACCCCGGTGGTGCTCTTCTTCATGTCTATGATGCCCTGTTCAAAGAACCGGAAGTGACTCACATCCTGGTTCGTCACGAGCAGGCGGCCACCCATATGGCTGACGGCTATGCCCGTGCCACCGGCAAGGCCGGCGTGGTACTGGTGACTTCCGGTCCAGGCGCCACGAACGCCATCACCGGTATCGCCACCGCGTACATGGACTCCATCCCGATGGTGATCATCTCCGGCCAGGTGCCCAGCACCATGGTCGGCACCGATGCATTCCAGGAAACCGACATGATCGGTATCTCCCGGCCGATCGTGAAGCACAGCTTCATGATCAAGCACGCGTCGGAAATCCCGGAAGTCATGAAGAAGGCGTTCTACCTGGCAGAATCCGGGCGTCCGGGCCCGGTCGTGGTCGATGTCCCGAAAGACATGACCAACCCGGCCGAGAAGTTCGAATACATCTTCCCGAAAAAAGCCAAGCTGCGTTCCTACAGCCCGGCCGTACGCGGCCACTCCGGGCAAATCCGCAAGGCAGCCGAAATGCTGCTGGCGGCCAAGCGCCCTGTGCTGTACTCCGGTGGTGGCGTGATCCTCGGTGGTGGCTCCGCGCCGCTGACCGAACTGGCGAAAATGCTCAACCTGCCGGTCACCAATACGCTGATGGGCCTGGGCGCGTTCCCGGGCACCGACCGTCAGTTCATCGGTATGCTCGGCATGCACGGCAGCTATACCGCCAACCTGGCGATGCACCACGCCGATGTCATCCTGGCGGTCGGCGCACGTTTCGACGACCGCGTCATCAATGGTCCGGCGAAATTCTGCCCGAACGCCAAGATCATCCACATCGACATCGACCCGGCGTCCATCTCCAAGACCATCAAGGCAGACGTGCCGATTGTCGGTCCTGTAGAGAGCGTGCTGACCGAAATGGTCGCCATTCTCAAGGAAATCGGCGAGGTTCCGAACAAGGAGTCCGTGGCCAGTTGGTGGAAGCAGGTTGATGAATGGCGCGGCGATCGTGGGCTGTTCCCTTATGACAAGGGTGACGGCAGTGTGATCAAGCCGCAGACCGTGATCGAAACCCTGTGCGAAGTGACCAAGGGCGATGCCTTTGTGACCTCCGACGTGGGCCAGCACCAGATGTTCGCTGCGCAGTACTACAAGTTCGACAAACCCAACCGCTGGATCAACTCCGGCGGCCTGGGCACCATGGGCTTCGGTTTTCCGGCGGCCATGGGCATCAAGTTGAGCTTTCCAGAGGCTGATGTCGCCTGCGTCACGGGCGAGGGCAGCATCCAGATGAACATCCAGGAACTGTCCACCTGCCTGCAATACGGTTTGCCGGTGAAGATCGTGATCCTGAACAACGGTGTGTTGGGGATGGTTCGCCAGTGGCAGGACATGAGCTATGGCAGCCGTCACTCGCACTCGTACATGGAATCGTTGCCTGATTTCGTCAAGCTGGCAGAGGCCTACGGTCACGTTGGCGTGCGCATCACCGAATCGAAGGATTTGAAGTCGAAGATGGAGGAAGCGTTCGCCATGAAGGATCGCCTGGTGGTGATCGATATTGCGGTCGACACCAGCGAGCACGTCTACCCGATGCAGATCAAAGACGGCTCCATGCGCGATATGTGGCTGAGCAAGACGGAGCGTACCTAA
- the pssA gene encoding CDP-diacylglycerol--serine O-phosphatidyltransferase, with amino-acid sequence MSERPDEPNQAPDAESLLPIDEHVEEGHDAEGRKVRHRGIYLLPNLFTTANLFAGFYSIINSMSAQAALSAGDSAGASRYFAFAAIAIFVAMVLDGLDGRVARMTNTQSAFGAEYDSLSDMVAFGVAPALLAFGWALGDMGKVGWMVAFVYVAGAALRLARFNTQVGKADKRYFIGLASPAAAGVVAGVVWAFSDYGIQGSKMSFLVALLVAAAGMLMVSNIKYNSFKELDLKGRVPFVAILAVVLVFAVVFSDPPRILLLVFLGYAASGPVQYLLRLRRR; translated from the coding sequence ATGAGCGAACGTCCCGACGAGCCAAACCAGGCTCCTGACGCCGAAAGCCTGTTGCCCATCGATGAACACGTCGAAGAAGGCCATGACGCTGAAGGCCGTAAGGTCCGGCATCGTGGCATCTATCTGCTGCCGAACCTGTTCACCACCGCGAACCTGTTCGCCGGTTTCTATTCCATCATCAACTCCATGAGTGCCCAGGCTGCCTTGAGCGCTGGCGATAGCGCAGGGGCGAGCCGTTACTTCGCGTTCGCCGCCATTGCGATCTTCGTCGCCATGGTGCTCGATGGTCTGGACGGGCGCGTGGCCCGCATGACCAATACCCAGAGCGCGTTCGGCGCCGAATACGATTCGCTGTCCGACATGGTCGCCTTTGGTGTGGCTCCCGCCTTGCTGGCGTTCGGCTGGGCGCTGGGGGACATGGGCAAGGTCGGCTGGATGGTTGCCTTTGTCTATGTGGCGGGTGCGGCGTTGCGCCTGGCTCGTTTCAACACTCAGGTCGGCAAGGCCGACAAACGTTACTTCATCGGCCTGGCCAGTCCGGCCGCGGCGGGTGTCGTGGCAGGCGTTGTCTGGGCATTCAGCGATTACGGGATCCAGGGTTCAAAAATGTCGTTCCTGGTGGCGCTGCTGGTTGCGGCGGCCGGGATGCTGATGGTCAGCAACATCAAGTACAACAGCTTCAAGGAGCTGGACCTGAAGGGCCGTGTGCCGTTCGTGGCGATTCTGGCGGTGGTGCTGGTGTTCGCAGTCGTGTTCAGTGATCCACCGCGTATCCTGCTGTTGGTGTTCCTGGGCTATGCCGCCTCCGGACCGGTGCAATACTTGTTGCGTCT
- the ilvC gene encoding ketol-acid reductoisomerase, protein MKVFYDKDCDLSIIQGKKVAIIGYGSQGHAQACNLKDSGVDVTVGLRKGSATVAKAEAHGLKVTDVASAVAAADLVMILTPDEFQSALYKNEIEPNIKKGATLAFSHGFAIHYNQVVPRADLDVIMIAPKAPGHTVRSEFVKGGGIPDLIAIYQDASGNAKNVALSYAAGVGGGRTGIIETTFKDETETDLFGEQAVLCGGTVELVKAGFETLVEAGYAPEMAYFECLHELKLIVDLMYEGGIANMNYSISNNAEYGEYVTGPEVINAESRQAMRNALKRIQDGEYAKMFISEGATGYPSMTAKRRNNAAHGIEIIGEQLRSMMPWIGANKIVDKAKN, encoded by the coding sequence ATGAAAGTTTTCTACGATAAAGACTGCGACCTGTCGATCATCCAGGGCAAGAAAGTCGCCATCATCGGCTACGGTTCCCAGGGTCACGCCCAAGCGTGCAACCTGAAAGATTCCGGTGTTGACGTGACTGTCGGCCTGCGTAAAGGCTCGGCCACCGTTGCCAAGGCCGAGGCCCACGGCCTGAAAGTGACCGACGTGGCTTCTGCCGTTGCTGCTGCCGACCTGGTCATGATCCTGACCCCGGACGAGTTCCAATCGGCGCTGTACAAGAACGAAATCGAACCGAACATCAAGAAAGGCGCCACCCTGGCCTTCTCCCACGGCTTCGCGATCCACTACAACCAGGTCGTGCCACGTGCCGACCTCGACGTGATCATGATCGCGCCGAAGGCCCCGGGTCACACCGTGCGTTCCGAGTTCGTGAAAGGCGGCGGTATCCCTGACCTGATCGCGATCTACCAGGATGCGTCCGGCAATGCCAAGAACGTGGCCCTGTCCTACGCTGCTGGCGTGGGCGGCGGTCGTACCGGCATCATCGAAACCACTTTCAAGGACGAGACCGAAACCGACCTGTTCGGCGAACAAGCCGTTCTGTGTGGCGGTACCGTGGAGCTGGTCAAAGCCGGTTTCGAAACCCTGGTTGAAGCAGGCTACGCGCCAGAAATGGCCTACTTCGAGTGCCTGCACGAACTGAAGCTGATCGTTGACCTCATGTACGAAGGCGGTATCGCCAACATGAACTACTCGATCTCCAATAACGCCGAATACGGCGAGTACGTGACCGGTCCGGAAGTCATCAACGCCGAATCCCGCCAGGCCATGCGCAACGCCCTGAAACGTATTCAGGACGGCGAATACGCCAAGATGTTCATCAGTGAAGGTGCTACCGGCTATCCTTCGATGACCGCCAAGCGTCGTAACAATGCCGCCCACGGTATCGAAATCATCGGCGAGCAACTGCGCTCGATGATGCCGTGGATCGGTGCCAACAAGATCGTCGACAAAGCCAAGAACTAA